The following coding sequences lie in one Arachis hypogaea cultivar Tifrunner chromosome 4, arahy.Tifrunner.gnm2.J5K5, whole genome shotgun sequence genomic window:
- the LOC112796755 gene encoding serine carboxypeptidase-like 50, translating to MNNLFFIICFCLCIQTHASASSNSSKSNTQFPKEAHPTISGYLSISKTSSSAFFYTFYEAQNSTLPLSKTPLLIWLQGGPGSSSMIGSLYAVGPWRITESITFEPNPGAWNKFFGVLFLDNPIGTGFSIASSPQEIPTNQEGIAKHLYVALTRFLQLDPVYKHRPIYIVGQSYGGKYASTTGNYILKRNARLHASKRVNLVGVAIGNGIIEAVTQSRTHPANAYYEGLINARQKSELEKDQLEIVRLAQIRHWSEATIAWRRLQGKLQNMSGLATLYDYTRKDHPYHYQDWVTQFLNIAEVKKALGVNETQVFKSSSSNVGEALLGDIMKSVKFMVEELLKSNTIRVLLYQGQLDLVAGPVQTAAWVNNMKWEGIEEYVNAERKIWRVNGELAGYVQQWKSLTNVVVLGGGHLMAADQPVNAQTMIQDWVLQRGLYQNV from the coding sequence ATGAATAATCTTTTCTTCATTATCTGCTTTTGCTTATGCATTCAAACCCATGCATCAGCTTCTTCGAATTCTTCCAAATCAAACACACAGTTTCCAAAAGAAGCTCACCCCACAATATCAGGTTACCTTTCTATCAGCAAAACCTCTTCTTCCGCCTTCTTCTACACTTTCTATGAAGCTCAGAACTCGACCTTGCCTCTCTCCAAAACCCCGCTTCTCATTTGGCTCCAAGGTGGCCCTGGAAGCTCCTCCATGATTGGCAGCCTCTATGCGGTTGGACCATGGCGTATCACAGAATCCATCACGTTTGAACCCAACCCTGGTGCTTGGAACAAGTTCTTTGGCGTTCTCTTTCTTGATAACCCCATTGGCACTGGATTCAGTATAGCCTCATCACCGCAAGAGATCCCAACGAATCAAGAAGGTATTGCCAAACACCTTTATGTTGCTCTTACAAGGTTTCTTCAACTTGATCCTGTTTACAAACACCGCCCTATTTATATTGTTGGCCAAAGTTATGGAGGAAAGTATGCGTCTACAACTGGAAATTACATATTGAAAAGAAATGCACGGTTGCATGCTTCTAAAAGAGTGAATCTTGTTGGTGTGGCTATTGGGAATGGAATAATTGAGGCAGTGACCCAATCCCGCACGCATCCTGCTAATGCTTATTATGAGGGTCTGATCAATGCGAGGCAAAAAAGTGAGTTGGAGAAGGATCAACTGGAAATAGTTAGGTTGGCACAGATTCGGCATTGGAGTGAAGCAACGATTGCATGGCGAAGACTCCAGGGGAAGTTGCAAAACATGTCTGGGCTGGCTACTTTGTATGATTACACACGGAAAGATCATCCTTATCACTATCAAGATTGGGTTACTCAATTCTTGAATATAGCTGAAGTGAAGAAGGCATTGGGCGTGAACGAAACTCAAGTGTTTAAATCGAGCAGCAGTAATGTTGGGGAAGCATTGCTAGGAGATATAATGAAGAGTGTGAAGTTTATGGTGGAGGAGTTGTTGAAGAGCAACACTATTAGGGTGTTGTTGTACCAAGGTCAACTTGATTTGGTTGCTGGTCCGGTTCAAACTGCGGCATGGGTGAATAATATGAAATGGGAAGGGATTGAGGAGTATGTGAATGCAGAGAGGAAGATATGGAGGGTGAATGGAGAGCTTGCTGGCTATGTCCAACAATGGAAGTCACTCACCAATGTTGTTGTCTTGGGTGGTGGCCATCTTATGGCTGCTGACCAGCCTGTTAATGCTCAGACAATGATACAAGATTGGGTCTTGCAAAGGGGTTTGTATCAAAATGTGTAA